A genomic segment from bacterium encodes:
- the gatB gene encoding Asp-tRNA(Asn)/Glu-tRNA(Gln) amidotransferase subunit GatB, giving the protein MTWEAVIGLETHVELSTASKMFCGCPARFDAEPNTNICPVCLGLPGALPVPNREAINRIMQIGLALNCSVTRRPVFHRKNYFYADLPKNYQISQFDLPVCVDGYLEVGGDHPGRIRIERVHQEEDTGKSTHRGGDGRISAAEYSLLDFNRSGVPLVEIVTRPDIRSAAQARAYAQELRLLVEALGVSDARLEEGSIRFDANVSVRAGPRAPLGTKVEIKNMNSFRSLERAVSYEIERQTARLSSGQRIVMETRHWDEEAGVTRGGRIKEGSSDYRYFPDPDLVPMELDRDWEDGMAALLPELPSVRRVRYEEMGIDAAQAANLVGAEAGLAQLFEDAVEAGAGAPQAANWATGEVVASLRKAGIPSVGGSSLTGSSLAELLGMIRQGTLSGSAAREVLAGVIAGEGSPAEVAAGRDLLQISDTGLLESVVDELIAANPDEFARLKDGERKLVGFFVGQVMRNTRGKADPKLAGTLITERAGL; this is encoded by the coding sequence GTGACCTGGGAGGCGGTCATCGGCCTCGAGACCCACGTCGAGCTGTCCACGGCGTCGAAGATGTTCTGCGGTTGCCCGGCCCGGTTCGACGCCGAGCCCAACACCAACATCTGCCCGGTCTGCCTGGGGTTGCCGGGCGCGTTGCCGGTGCCCAACCGCGAGGCGATCAACCGGATCATGCAGATAGGCCTGGCACTGAACTGCTCGGTGACCCGCCGCCCGGTGTTCCACCGCAAGAACTACTTCTACGCCGACCTGCCGAAGAACTACCAGATCTCCCAGTTCGACCTGCCGGTCTGCGTGGACGGCTACCTCGAGGTGGGCGGCGACCATCCGGGTCGGATCCGGATCGAGCGGGTCCATCAGGAGGAGGACACCGGCAAGAGCACCCACCGGGGTGGCGACGGCAGGATCAGCGCGGCCGAGTACTCGTTGCTCGACTTCAACCGTTCCGGCGTGCCGCTGGTCGAGATCGTGACCCGTCCCGACATCAGGTCCGCCGCGCAGGCCAGGGCCTACGCGCAGGAGCTGAGGTTGCTGGTGGAGGCTCTTGGCGTGTCCGACGCCCGGCTGGAGGAGGGGTCGATCCGCTTCGACGCCAACGTCTCGGTGCGTGCGGGACCCCGGGCTCCACTCGGCACGAAGGTGGAGATCAAGAACATGAACTCGTTCCGCTCCCTGGAGCGGGCCGTCTCGTACGAGATAGAACGCCAGACCGCTCGCCTGTCGAGCGGGCAGAGGATCGTCATGGAGACCCGCCATTGGGACGAGGAGGCCGGCGTCACCAGGGGAGGGCGGATCAAGGAGGGCAGCTCGGACTACCGCTACTTCCCCGATCCCGATCTGGTGCCGATGGAACTCGACCGTGATTGGGAAGACGGGATGGCGGCCCTGTTACCGGAACTGCCGAGCGTCCGGCGGGTGCGTTACGAGGAGATGGGCATCGATGCCGCCCAGGCGGCCAACCTGGTGGGAGCGGAGGCGGGCCTGGCGCAACTGTTCGAGGATGCCGTGGAAGCCGGGGCCGGTGCTCCTCAGGCCGCCAACTGGGCGACAGGTGAGGTGGTGGCCTCCCTACGGAAGGCCGGAATCCCGTCGGTGGGAGGGTCGTCTCTGACCGGGTCGTCGCTGGCAGAGTTGCTGGGCATGATCCGGCAGGGGACCCTGTCCGGCTCGGCCGCCCGCGAGGTGCTGGCCGGAGTGATCGCAGGGGAGGGCTCTCCGGCGGAAGTGGCTGCGGGCCGCGATCTGCTGCAGATATCCGACACGGGCTTGCTGGAGTCGGTGGTGGACGAGTTGATCGCGGCGAATCCTGACGAGTTCGCCCGCCTCAAGGATGGCGAGCGCAAGCTGGTCGGGTTCTTCGTGGGCCAGGTGATGCGCAATACCCGCGGAAAGGCCGACCCGAAACTGGCCGGAACCCTCATCACCGAGCGAGCCGGACTCTGA
- a CDS encoding fumarylacetoacetate hydrolase family protein → MKIVRMQTPEGIRYGAVEPEGIRIHDGTPFVAWQPTEVVVDFREARLLSPVFPTKVIGVTANYASGADEAGSPLPERPSLFMKPSTAVIGPGQAIVLPTLSGEVNHGASLAVVIGKVARRVAVEDASSVVLGYTAGNDVTAEDLLREERQPARAKSFDSFCPLGPAIETEYDPLEDFSLECSVNGVLRQGTSINDMIFGVAELISFVTYVMTLLPGDVILTGTPPGVGPVTSGDVVEVSLEGVGALTNPVVSE, encoded by the coding sequence GTGAAGATCGTCCGCATGCAGACTCCTGAGGGCATCCGTTACGGCGCCGTCGAGCCGGAGGGGATCCGCATCCATGACGGGACTCCGTTCGTGGCGTGGCAACCAACGGAGGTCGTGGTCGACTTCCGCGAGGCCCGACTCCTGTCGCCGGTGTTCCCGACCAAGGTGATAGGCGTCACCGCCAACTACGCCTCCGGCGCGGACGAGGCCGGCAGCCCGCTACCGGAAAGGCCGAGCCTGTTCATGAAGCCCTCCACGGCGGTCATCGGCCCGGGCCAGGCGATCGTGCTGCCCACCCTGTCCGGCGAGGTCAACCACGGAGCATCCCTGGCCGTGGTCATCGGCAAGGTGGCCCGAAGGGTGGCGGTCGAGGACGCCTCCTCGGTGGTGCTCGGCTACACCGCCGGTAACGACGTCACAGCCGAGGATCTTCTCCGGGAGGAGCGCCAGCCGGCCCGGGCCAAGAGCTTCGACTCGTTCTGCCCGCTCGGGCCGGCCATCGAGACCGAATACGATCCCTTGGAGGACTTCTCCCTCGAATGCAGCGTGAACGGCGTCTTGCGGCAGGGGACCTCGATCAATGACATGATCTTCGGGGTGGCTGAACTGATCTCCTTCGTGACCTACGTGATGACCCTCCTGCCCGGTGACGTGATCCTCACCGGTACACCTCCGGGCGTCGGGCCCGTCACGAGCGGCGACGTAGTGGAAGTATCGCTCGAGGGAGTGGGCGCCCTCACCAATCCGGTGGTATCCGAGTGA
- a CDS encoding cytochrome P450 — protein MTLTADSAVGQKLSLIDELVLALLNDESGYFRQVPGWDLSCAVTGAVLGELSLLSRIDTDMDSLILLDPTETGDPALDPILEKIAAEPVQRDAQYWIERLAPRADSIIDLTLDRLVDLEILRHHDGDFWSLAPRQWKRDEYAKPGEGTAVDYVKTRISRAIFANEIPHPRDIIIICLINTCDVLRFIFELDEEAEKRVEFICKMDLIGRSIAAAVSQNLAGSLYRPSAFVKPIPTVSLRHLLRSRHARGGNIPAFFAELAKEYGPVFQIRPPFANPIIFLAGPEMNHWAHRHGRMYLRARDYLEDFEKLYGGSGILPTLDGADHFRYRKSMQPAYSRARLEARLDEVYSNARKYMADWSVGEELPGKTMCRRLVNATLSPLSVSVDTQDLVDDLHKFKERALQTHVVRNLPKFMLRTPGMKRRAKRIGEVVERVQNVHTPAQRAGCPRDLADDLLSMHTSDRQFLPESNLPFVLSAPLIASMYVGDQLGFIIYAMLSQPEFYEKIRDEADALFANRNPDRDEITGPGIDVTRRFIMECMRLYPIVPASYRNVMNTCAVDGYELPQGARVLIAQTATHFMEDVFPDPFSFDIDRYLPPRKEHLGPSYAPYGLGTHTCLGSRWTSLHLAIHVLILVHHFTLEIAPANYKLKISAFPSASVNKKLKFIITERRRELPV, from the coding sequence ATGACTCTAACCGCAGACAGTGCGGTCGGTCAGAAGCTCAGTCTGATCGACGAACTCGTCCTCGCGCTCCTCAACGATGAGAGTGGCTACTTCCGGCAGGTTCCAGGGTGGGATTTGAGCTGTGCCGTTACCGGAGCCGTGCTGGGAGAGTTGTCCCTGCTGTCTCGCATCGACACGGACATGGACTCCTTGATCCTGCTGGACCCAACAGAGACGGGCGATCCAGCCCTCGATCCAATCCTCGAGAAGATCGCCGCAGAGCCGGTTCAACGAGACGCCCAGTACTGGATTGAACGGCTCGCCCCGCGCGCAGACTCGATTATCGACCTGACCCTTGACCGGCTGGTCGACTTGGAGATCCTCCGGCACCACGACGGTGACTTCTGGTCGCTGGCACCGAGGCAATGGAAGCGGGACGAGTATGCCAAACCCGGGGAAGGTACCGCGGTCGACTACGTCAAGACGCGCATCAGCAGGGCGATTTTCGCTAACGAGATACCGCACCCCAGAGATATCATCATCATCTGCCTCATCAATACATGCGACGTCCTGCGCTTCATATTCGAACTCGACGAAGAGGCGGAGAAGCGTGTCGAGTTCATCTGCAAGATGGACTTGATCGGTAGATCCATCGCCGCTGCAGTCAGCCAAAACCTGGCCGGGTCATTGTATAGACCCTCCGCCTTCGTAAAGCCGATTCCAACTGTCTCGCTTCGTCATCTGCTGCGCAGCCGGCACGCTCGCGGAGGCAACATTCCCGCGTTCTTCGCGGAGCTCGCGAAGGAATACGGGCCTGTGTTTCAGATCCGTCCGCCCTTTGCCAACCCGATCATCTTTCTGGCGGGACCCGAGATGAACCACTGGGCACATCGACATGGGCGCATGTATCTGCGGGCCCGAGACTATCTGGAGGACTTCGAGAAGTTGTACGGAGGATCGGGGATATTGCCTACCTTGGACGGCGCCGATCATTTCCGGTATCGCAAGTCCATGCAGCCTGCCTATTCGCGCGCCAGGCTGGAGGCTCGACTGGATGAGGTCTACTCCAACGCCCGCAAGTACATGGCGGATTGGTCTGTAGGAGAGGAACTTCCCGGCAAGACGATGTGCAGGCGCCTGGTCAACGCGACACTGTCACCGCTGTCCGTCAGTGTCGACACCCAGGACCTCGTAGATGATCTGCACAAGTTCAAGGAACGGGCCCTCCAGACTCATGTCGTCAGGAACCTGCCCAAGTTCATGCTGCGCACCCCTGGAATGAAGCGGCGGGCAAAGCGGATCGGAGAGGTGGTGGAACGAGTTCAGAATGTCCACACGCCCGCCCAGCGGGCTGGGTGCCCTCGGGATCTTGCCGATGACCTGCTGAGCATGCACACGAGTGATCGGCAGTTCCTCCCCGAGTCGAACCTGCCGTTCGTGCTCTCGGCGCCGCTGATCGCAAGCATGTACGTGGGTGATCAGCTTGGATTCATCATCTACGCGATGCTGTCACAGCCCGAGTTCTACGAGAAGATCCGCGACGAGGCCGATGCCCTGTTCGCTAACCGGAACCCGGATCGTGACGAGATCACAGGACCGGGGATCGACGTCACCCGCCGGTTCATCATGGAGTGCATGCGGCTCTACCCGATCGTGCCGGCATCGTATCGAAACGTGATGAACACCTGCGCGGTCGACGGATACGAGTTGCCGCAGGGGGCTCGGGTCCTGATCGCCCAGACCGCCACACACTTCATGGAGGACGTCTTCCCCGATCCCTTCTCGTTCGACATCGACCGCTACCTGCCCCCGCGCAAGGAGCATCTGGGGCCGTCATATGCGCCGTACGGTCTGGGTACCCACACCTGTCTGGGATCCCGCTGGACGTCATTGCACCTTGCGATCCATGTGCTGATCCTCGTGCATCATTTCACCCTCGAGATCGCTCCCGCCAACTACAAGCTGAAGATCAGCGCGTTCCCGTCGGCGTCGGTGAACAAGAAGCTGAAGTTCATCATCACCGAGCGGAGGCGCGAACTGCCCGTTTAA
- a CDS encoding branched-chain amino acid transaminase has translation MVVMDTARYIWMDGRIVDFEDATVHVLTHALHYGTGVFEGIRAYEAVGGTAGFRLTDHMRRLARSAKSYRMDLGYSVDEMVEAAKEVVRANEFSSAYIRPIVFLGLGALGLDPRNAKVQVAIITWQWGAYLGEEGILNGIRVKVSSWRRFSHDAFPNAKATGTYINSILAKREAVTDGYDEALMLNSEGSISEGSGENLFVIRDGVIYTPPLSAGCLDGITRNSVMTLLRDDGYEVVEKVIHRSDLYYCDELFMTGTAAEVTPVREVDNRPVGSGRPGPVTRRAQEIYADAYTGKLDEYTDWLDYI, from the coding sequence ATGGTGGTCATGGATACGGCAAGATACATATGGATGGATGGTCGGATCGTTGACTTCGAGGATGCCACCGTCCATGTCCTGACCCACGCATTGCACTACGGCACGGGTGTCTTCGAAGGCATCCGGGCCTACGAAGCAGTGGGCGGTACGGCCGGTTTCCGGCTTACCGACCACATGAGACGTCTGGCCCGGTCCGCCAAGTCGTACCGCATGGATCTCGGGTACTCGGTGGACGAGATGGTCGAGGCTGCCAAGGAGGTAGTCCGGGCCAACGAGTTCTCATCCGCCTACATCCGCCCGATCGTCTTCCTCGGCCTCGGCGCGCTCGGTCTGGATCCCCGCAACGCCAAAGTGCAGGTGGCGATCATTACCTGGCAGTGGGGCGCCTATCTCGGCGAGGAGGGCATCCTCAACGGCATACGGGTCAAGGTCTCCTCGTGGCGTCGCTTCTCCCATGATGCGTTCCCGAACGCCAAGGCGACCGGGACCTACATCAACTCGATCCTCGCCAAGCGCGAGGCGGTAACGGACGGCTACGACGAGGCCTTGATGCTCAATTCGGAGGGCTCGATCTCCGAGGGCTCGGGCGAGAACCTGTTCGTGATCCGCGACGGCGTCATCTACACGCCGCCGCTCTCGGCCGGCTGTCTCGACGGCATCACCCGGAACTCGGTGATGACGCTCCTCCGCGACGACGGGTACGAAGTGGTGGAGAAGGTGATCCACCGCTCCGACCTGTACTACTGCGATGAGCTGTTCATGACGGGGACCGCGGCCGAGGTGACACCGGTGCGGGAGGTCGATAACCGTCCGGTGGGTTCGGGCCGTCCCGGCCCGGTGACGAGGAGGGCGCAGGAGATCTACGCCGACGCCTACACCGGCAAGCTGGACGAATACACCGATTGGCTCGACTACATCTAG
- a CDS encoding phosphatidylglycerophosphatase A → MARVLASWFGCGFIPRRLRGADEGAGTVGALAALVPALLLGRAGWAAQLAAALAVCALSVWASGHFADEGDPGWVVIDEAAGTFIATIGVSLLPALVGFVVFRVADITKRFPLVQRAETLPGGLGITADDVVAGLWGLGAAWIVQGLTG, encoded by the coding sequence ATGGCCAGGGTCCTAGCGTCGTGGTTCGGGTGCGGGTTCATCCCGCGCCGGCTCCGGGGGGCTGACGAGGGCGCCGGGACGGTGGGCGCCCTGGCCGCTCTGGTACCGGCCCTCCTCCTCGGCCGGGCCGGATGGGCGGCTCAACTGGCCGCAGCCCTGGCGGTGTGCGCTCTCTCGGTGTGGGCGAGCGGGCACTTCGCCGACGAGGGGGACCCGGGATGGGTCGTGATAGACGAGGCGGCCGGAACGTTCATCGCCACCATCGGGGTGTCCCTCCTTCCGGCACTGGTCGGCTTCGTGGTGTTCCGGGTCGCCGACATCACCAAGCGGTTCCCGCTCGTGCAGAGGGCCGAGACCCTACCGGGCGGGCTGGGGATCACCGCAGACGATGTGGTGGCGGGCTTGTGGGGCCTCGGCGCGGCCTGGATCGTTCAGGGCCTCACGGGTTGA
- a CDS encoding TerC family protein produces the protein MSSLLSPDIWVSLVALTALEIVLGVDNLVFISLMANKLPPASRDRVWKVGLAMAAAMRVVLLFAINWVIGLTAPLFSVFNHSVSGRDLILLGGGAFLLGKAVIEIHEQLYPGSRHDGRAERTAATFAGVLGQIALLDMVFSLDSVITAVGMADRIGVMIAAVLIAVGVMMWLSSPVMRIVNEHPTIRMLALAFLLLIGVSLVAEGGGAHLPKGYIYSAMGFAVLVEMLNMRMRRNQTIRE, from the coding sequence GTGAGTAGCCTGCTCTCACCCGATATCTGGGTGTCCCTGGTGGCCCTGACGGCCCTCGAGATCGTGCTGGGCGTGGACAACCTGGTGTTCATCTCGCTGATGGCCAACAAGCTGCCTCCCGCGTCTCGGGACCGGGTGTGGAAAGTCGGGCTGGCGATGGCAGCTGCTATGCGGGTGGTGCTCCTGTTCGCCATCAACTGGGTGATCGGCCTTACCGCGCCGCTGTTCTCCGTCTTCAACCACAGCGTCTCCGGGCGGGACCTGATCCTCCTGGGCGGCGGCGCGTTCCTGCTCGGCAAGGCCGTGATCGAGATCCACGAGCAGCTCTATCCGGGATCGCGCCACGACGGTAGGGCCGAACGGACCGCCGCCACCTTCGCAGGTGTGCTGGGCCAGATCGCGTTGCTGGACATGGTCTTCAGCCTGGACTCGGTGATAACCGCCGTGGGCATGGCCGACCGGATCGGGGTCATGATCGCGGCCGTGCTCATCGCGGTCGGCGTGATGATGTGGCTCTCGAGCCCGGTCATGCGGATCGTCAACGAGCACCCGACCATCCGGATGCTGGCGCTGGCCTTCCTCCTCCTGATCGGGGTCTCTCTCGTCGCCGAGGGCGGTGGCGCCCACCTCCCCAAGGGCTACATCTACTCCGCTATGGGCTTCGCCGTGCTGGTGGAGATGCTGAACATGCGCATGCGGCGCAACCAGACCATCCGTGAGTGA
- a CDS encoding nitroreductase family deazaflavin-dependent oxidoreductase — protein sequence MNDWNATIIEEFRANDGQVGGMFEGRTLLLLHHTGARTGIRRVTPLAYQNLADGYAVFASKAGADTNPDWYHNVVANPRTEVEVGTRTIQVRARVATGEERDQIWSRQKQDYPQFAEYESKTSRVIPVIVLERA from the coding sequence GTGAACGACTGGAATGCCACGATCATCGAGGAGTTCCGCGCCAACGACGGCCAGGTGGGTGGAATGTTCGAAGGGAGGACGCTGCTGCTCCTTCACCACACGGGCGCCCGTACGGGTATCCGACGGGTCACACCGCTCGCGTACCAGAACCTGGCGGACGGCTACGCCGTCTTCGCATCCAAGGCCGGGGCGGACACCAACCCCGACTGGTACCACAACGTGGTGGCCAATCCCAGGACAGAGGTCGAGGTCGGGACCAGGACGATCCAGGTCCGAGCCCGGGTCGCGACGGGGGAGGAGAGGGACCAGATCTGGAGCAGGCAGAAGCAGGACTATCCGCAGTTCGCTGAGTACGAGTCCAAGACATCGCGGGTCATCCCGGTAATCGTGCTCGAACGCGCCTGA
- a CDS encoding Rieske 2Fe-2S domain-containing protein: protein MSTRRRVVLENTPLPSPFPEGWYFLTSREALLDTGLIEKKWMGENIVAWSDENGNVCVAGAYCPHLGADLGPTAGGRICEGRLVCPFHGYEFDATGQCVATPYSPPPTTARLRVFETQEIAGLIFAWWGIRGRAPQWNLPEDEPDQAGWTGLKIRTLRFPGHPQETTENSVDVGHLRYVHGYDSVDRVGRVSVDGPLLESDFDFRRTRTTAGIITLTFDVAARTRIYGLGYSFVQIRERSIGMDLRLWVLATPVDGSLIDLSLVSQVREIRKPGRWIAGLGFLPVKWRAPIMNRFISSQQYRDVQQDEIIWSRKQYRSRPRLCRSDGEIMPFRRYCAQFYPDLDDPEPR, encoded by the coding sequence ATGTCGACCCGGCGTAGGGTGGTGCTCGAGAATACGCCGCTACCGTCTCCGTTTCCCGAGGGTTGGTACTTCCTCACGAGCCGTGAGGCACTGCTGGATACCGGGTTGATCGAAAAGAAGTGGATGGGGGAGAACATCGTCGCCTGGAGCGACGAGAACGGGAACGTGTGCGTGGCCGGCGCCTATTGCCCGCATCTGGGCGCCGATCTGGGACCGACCGCAGGGGGACGCATCTGTGAGGGGCGGCTGGTCTGCCCTTTCCATGGCTACGAGTTCGACGCCACCGGCCAGTGCGTGGCCACCCCCTATTCGCCGCCGCCCACCACCGCGAGGTTACGCGTCTTCGAGACGCAGGAGATCGCGGGCCTGATCTTCGCCTGGTGGGGGATCAGGGGACGGGCGCCGCAATGGAATCTGCCAGAGGATGAACCGGATCAGGCCGGCTGGACCGGTCTCAAGATCAGGACCCTCCGGTTTCCCGGCCATCCCCAAGAGACGACGGAGAACTCGGTCGACGTGGGCCACCTGCGCTACGTCCACGGCTACGACAGCGTGGACCGCGTAGGGCGGGTGTCCGTGGACGGGCCGCTCCTGGAGAGCGACTTCGACTTCAGGCGCACCCGGACGACTGCGGGGATCATCACCCTTACCTTCGACGTGGCCGCCCGCACCCGGATCTACGGATTGGGCTACTCGTTCGTGCAGATCCGCGAGCGTTCGATCGGGATGGATCTGCGCCTGTGGGTGCTGGCGACGCCTGTCGACGGCTCGCTCATCGACCTGTCGCTGGTTTCGCAGGTGCGGGAGATACGCAAGCCGGGGCGGTGGATCGCGGGCCTGGGGTTCCTACCGGTGAAGTGGCGAGCCCCCATCATGAACCGGTTCATCTCGTCCCAGCAATACCGGGACGTCCAGCAGGATGAGATCATCTGGAGCCGCAAGCAGTACCGGTCCCGCCCCCGCCTCTGCCGCTCCGACGGCGAGATCATGCCGTTCCGGCGTTACTGCGCCCAGTTCTATCCCGACCTGGACGATCCGGAGCCTCGCTAG
- the gltX gene encoding glutamate--tRNA ligase — MSGDRRVRVRIAPSPTGYLHVGNVRAALFNWLFARRHGGVFIIRIDDTDRARSDDRYIEDVVSGFRWLGLDWDEGVEVGGPHGTYRQSDRFDRYREVADRLIDMGRAYHDFRSTEEMEELRARARVEKKPPGYYVRRPPGSDPDTARRRLGAGEQAVVRFSNPGRAVGFTDVVRGEVRFEADAIDDFVILRSDGSPTYHLASTVDDIDYGITHVARGEDLLSSTPKHILITEALGGERPVYAHLPLLFGPDGRKLSKRHGDTSLRAYREGGYLPEAVFNYMGLLGWSLDPDNEVFGREEAIAAFDLADVQKSPAVFDPDKLGWMNGVYMRSMATGRFTDLAVASVEEDLGRDLDGDERSRLAGLAPLIQERAKLTTDIGPAARFLFSDITYDDKAWRKVMKADARRALAAARRMLENVGDWNAANIEKALRDMLAAESLNPRKGWQPIRVAITGSNISPPLFESLEALPGEVALARIAAAIARLDLQAGAG, encoded by the coding sequence GTGAGCGGCGATCGCCGCGTCCGGGTACGCATAGCCCCGTCGCCGACCGGCTACCTCCATGTCGGCAACGTGCGGGCGGCCTTGTTCAACTGGCTGTTCGCCCGCCGCCACGGCGGGGTCTTCATCATCCGCATCGACGACACCGACCGGGCCCGCTCCGACGACCGTTACATAGAAGACGTCGTCTCCGGGTTCCGCTGGCTGGGTCTGGATTGGGACGAGGGTGTGGAGGTGGGAGGGCCGCACGGTACCTATCGCCAGTCCGATCGCTTCGATCGTTACCGGGAGGTGGCGGACCGGTTGATCGACATGGGACGCGCCTACCACGACTTCCGGTCGACTGAGGAGATGGAGGAGTTGCGGGCCCGGGCCCGGGTGGAGAAGAAACCCCCCGGTTACTACGTCCGGCGTCCCCCCGGCAGCGACCCGGACACCGCCCGCCGACGCCTCGGGGCGGGGGAGCAGGCGGTGGTTCGATTCTCGAATCCGGGCCGGGCGGTGGGCTTCACGGACGTGGTCCGGGGCGAGGTGCGGTTCGAGGCGGACGCGATCGACGACTTCGTGATCCTGCGCTCCGACGGCTCCCCTACCTACCACCTGGCGTCGACCGTCGATGACATCGACTACGGGATCACCCACGTAGCCCGGGGGGAGGACCTGCTCTCCTCGACTCCCAAGCACATCCTGATCACCGAGGCACTCGGCGGGGAGCGGCCCGTCTACGCCCATCTCCCGCTGCTCTTCGGCCCTGACGGGCGGAAGCTGTCGAAGCGGCACGGCGACACGTCGCTACGCGCCTACCGGGAGGGCGGGTACCTGCCGGAGGCGGTGTTCAACTACATGGGCCTGCTCGGCTGGTCGCTCGATCCGGACAACGAGGTCTTCGGCCGCGAGGAGGCGATCGCCGCCTTCGATCTGGCGGACGTCCAGAAGAGCCCGGCCGTCTTCGACCCCGACAAGCTGGGTTGGATGAACGGCGTGTACATGCGGTCGATGGCCACGGGACGTTTCACCGATCTGGCGGTCGCCTCGGTCGAGGAGGACCTGGGGCGCGACCTGGACGGCGACGAGCGGAGCCGCCTGGCCGGATTGGCGCCCCTCATCCAGGAGCGGGCCAAGCTGACCACCGACATCGGTCCGGCGGCGCGCTTCCTGTTCTCGGACATCACCTATGACGACAAGGCCTGGCGGAAGGTGATGAAAGCCGATGCCCGGCGAGCCCTGGCCGCCGCCCGGCGGATGCTCGAGAATGTCGGGGACTGGAACGCCGCCAACATCGAGAAGGCCTTGCGGGACATGCTGGCCGCCGAGAGCCTCAACCCCCGCAAGGGTTGGCAGCCGATCCGGGTGGCGATCACCGGCTCCAACATCTCACCGCCCCTGTTCGAGAGCCTGGAGGCGCTCCCCGGGGAGGTGGCTCTGGCCCGGATTGCCGCAGCCATCGCACGCCTCGACCTGCAGGCCGGCGCCGGCTAG
- a CDS encoding aminotransferase class V-fold PLP-dependent enzyme, producing the protein MNIEPETPLRSLDVGFARGQFPAFSDARLAGWAHFENAGGSYACRQVIDRLTGFYRRTKVQPDHAFPLSVEATEAMEHSYRRMAGWMGVGVDEIHFGPSTSQNTYVLARAFRSMWRDGDEIVASTQDHEANAGVWRRLEATGIVVREWRVDPEKGTLDLADLDGLMTERTRLVAFPHASNVVAAINPVADVVARAAEVGARVVVDGVSYAPHGLPDIGALGVDVYLFSAYKTWGPHQGVMYVGRDLAGRLGNEGHYFVADQPRSKLVPAGPDHAQVAACAGVIDYLDDLYTHHGGPSATPVARGRAVHDMFRAHETNLADRLLRYLAGRDDVRVAGPTDATLRAPTVSIVPLRRPVADVAESLVRSRMMVGVGDFYAPRLLDEMRIPTEPGVLRMSFIHYNTEGEIDRLITALDRALDD; encoded by the coding sequence GTGAACATCGAGCCGGAGACTCCGCTGCGGTCCCTCGACGTGGGATTTGCCCGCGGCCAGTTCCCCGCCTTCTCCGACGCCCGTCTCGCCGGGTGGGCCCACTTCGAGAACGCGGGCGGATCCTACGCCTGCCGCCAGGTGATCGACCGGCTGACCGGCTTCTACCGCCGCACCAAGGTACAGCCCGATCATGCCTTCCCGCTCTCGGTCGAGGCCACCGAGGCGATGGAGCACTCCTACCGGCGAATGGCGGGCTGGATGGGCGTGGGGGTGGATGAGATCCACTTCGGGCCGTCCACGTCGCAGAACACCTACGTCCTGGCTCGGGCGTTCCGCTCGATGTGGCGCGATGGGGATGAGATCGTCGCATCCACGCAGGATCACGAGGCCAACGCCGGGGTTTGGCGGCGTTTGGAGGCCACGGGGATCGTGGTGCGGGAGTGGCGGGTAGATCCGGAGAAGGGAACCCTGGACCTGGCCGATCTCGACGGGTTGATGACCGAGCGCACCAGGTTGGTCGCCTTTCCCCACGCCTCCAACGTGGTGGCCGCCATCAACCCGGTCGCCGACGTGGTGGCGAGAGCGGCGGAGGTCGGCGCCCGGGTGGTGGTCGACGGGGTGTCCTACGCACCCCACGGCCTACCCGACATCGGGGCACTGGGGGTCGATGTCTACCTCTTCTCCGCCTACAAGACATGGGGCCCGCACCAGGGGGTGATGTACGTCGGCCGCGACCTCGCCGGCCGGCTCGGGAATGAGGGCCACTACTTCGTGGCCGACCAGCCCCGCTCCAAGCTGGTGCCGGCCGGACCCGACCATGCCCAGGTGGCGGCGTGCGCAGGGGTGATCGACTACCTGGACGACCTGTACACCCACCATGGAGGTCCCTCTGCGACCCCGGTGGCGCGAGGCCGGGCGGTCCATGACATGTTCCGGGCCCACGAGACGAACCTGGCGGACCGGCTGCTCCGCTACCTGGCCGGGCGGGATGACGTACGGGTGGCCGGCCCGACCGACGCCACCCTGCGGGCCCCCACCGTCTCGATCGTCCCGTTGCGACGCCCGGTTGCGGACGTCGCGGAGTCACTGGTGCGCAGCCGGATGATGGTCGGTGTCGGGGACTTCTATGCCCCCCGCCTCCTCGATGAGATGCGGATACCCACGGAGCCCGGCGTGCTGAGGATGTCCTTCATCCACTACAACACCGAAGGCGAGATCGACCGGTTGATCACCGCCCTTGACCGGGCACTGGATGATTAG